The DNA window ggaatcctgaatggattcagtatggccCAGTCAAACTCATTCCGGGATCGGTTtggaattctgaatggattcattatgagttccagctcaaaggcaacaaccgattccgactcagtcgtttgttgcatttgagcgggAATCCATAAGGGATTCCAAACCTGTTCCGGAGTAGGCTTGcttggaatgaaatgaaattttattacatgcaGCGCATACGATTCCAATCACCGTCCCTTTAGGTGGTACCTTTAGCCGTGCGCGTGGTTTATTCCAGATATGCGCTATAATGTAGTGCTTCAGAGTCTCGGCTTttccaaaaagattgcagaaggCGCACGAATACGCTGTGTCTTCCTGTTGGACCAGAGATGGTGAATTACAGGAAACTGCCCTCTCGAACGGGTATTATTTATCTCTGGTGCCGTGACGTGTTTTCAGTTCTGCGATTGTCGTTTTTAAGCCACACAGGGTGTTTTGTTCacgcagaaaaatgtattaTAGATATAACAATATTCTGGTTTAAACTCAACAATAGTTATTATTGTCTCAGGGCTAATAATATTTAATACTTGATTCAATCCGTAATATTGTTATTTCTACAATAAATTCTGGTTTTGACGTTTCAAGATTTCAATCACATCGCCGGTTGAATCAACAATATTAATGTTGAAACAAATTCCAGTATTATTGATCTAATGTTATGAATGCGATTGGTTAAGCAATATAATTTTGTTGAAACAACAACGAATATAGTAAATATTTACTCTTGATGTttgataataaataaaatatttttattggtttacttttaactttgctgtaattttgaaaatGTAGCAGAATCGTTTGCCAGCTATTTATTTCCAATATTTTGAGGTTGTTCTGAAAGTTCAAAGGTTATGTTACTTACAATGTTAATAATTATTTCAACATTGACACTTACCACAGAGTTCACCTTGCTGTGACTGGACAGCGAAATTTGTCGAAACCGGAATTCCAAATTATGCACACAAtgtggttttttttattaataaatggtatttttttataaacaaatacGGTACATAGGAAACACGCacaaacattttcaatgcacgcTGATTTACTACTatgcaaaaccaaaattaaataaaatttggttggaataaaaataatattgttagtTCAACAATAAAATATTGTATGTTTGACAATCAAAGAGTTTCGAATCAAAAATAGGTCGtcgattaaaatcaaaaatgaattttgttgATTTAATCATGTGAAATTTCGCTGCGTGTTTGAGTCCTGGAATAGAGGAAGGCACCATAAAATGCACCGTGTGCATTCGACTTAATTTATTCACTAGCCTTTGTGCGACATCATGATTATTTTCAAGCTGCACTTGCGCCCATCGAGTCCGGAAAATCTGAGCACAATAAGAATTTACCGAAATCTGAATtccctgatttaaaaatagcgAATTTCTCCAGCATTGACGCACacggaaaaagttttcttcttcgtagcaacttttattttttatttgtttcaattcaaaaaggactgttgatgtaatgcattcagtccttttgaatcaattagctgcatgcttttgttagaatcactgatttgtttggaacaaacaataattttgtcgatcttcgaaaagcacagataacaaaacttgtaagattgattcaaaagatattttggttgatctaaccaaaaaattaagtttagtttaataaattccttggttcacaataaagaatttttatcgattaaccctttcatgcccaacttttttctcgtgcatgtagggtttcaaaactatttttccatgaaaacggtggggtcaagaaacacgaaaagccttttttcataaagatgggtgcttcccttgcagtgctagaagctgttcaatttttatcttccaatgcCCAATGTGATTCTCCTAGAATagttacaatagtccaattgcgtggaaaatgtagccaaagacagtctaaattgataagttttatcgattttcaataatattgcaacataacgaaggtatatgaaaaattcattttccgtcgtcaacgtaaactgttcctggcagcactgctccatcagaatccaatcagactaattgcaataacttcagttatagagctggtccttgaaactattaatactcaaataaaaggcaatagtcacatttattagccttacttgtttttgtgagagaattttgccttaatcaaaagttatagctgtttaaaaacgttgttgtccacaaacaacatgggcatgaatgggttaaaaatgaagaaataatttatagaatcaaacatgcacaattcttttgcgtgcatgctcaaagaaagtaacttgagccttaaatttactgttttctataaaaatttatatggagaaaaatcgattttttaatgttaagatgcaTAAAGCATGACATTTTACATTCTAATATTAACATCCGTTCGATTTTCTCCAAATTCCTCGTGTAAATTATGTATTATTTGGCAACATTTTAGTATTTAAGAAGAATCACGAATTTTGGTCAAAATGTATAGCCAGCTGTCGCACCATGCAACTGCTGTCACCAATATTTACGTCATTGTCAGCTATAAAAGGAGTGTTTTGTTTTGTGCTCGATATTTAGAtgtgaaattttattttaaattatttttcaagtAGTAGTTAGCATTATACTTATAACATGGTAAGTTTCCAGTCGACAAGAGCAATCCGTTTCCTGTATTCAACCTGAACTCACTTTCAGCAACGACTTTGACCAACGaattaaacaaaaatcaaaatactCAACCGGGTCACAGACGAAAACAGACCGACAAAAATTAGAGGTGCGTGTTTGCATGATCATTTCGAAAGGTGCCTCTGCATGAGAGTCTGCTGAGAGAAGCAGTTCGACCACGCGCTATCAGTCTTGAGACCTTGACGAACCAGCCGGAAGAGAGAAACTCCGCGTGAGTCGCGATCAAGCCGTGCGCGTACTTCAATCGTGTCTTCAGTCGGCCACACTCAGTTCGCTCAGGATGATGGTAGAGTAAACTTTCACTTCCCCATCTTGTGCCGTTGTTCCATGCTTGTCATAGATAGCTAGAAAGCACCCACCCCAAATATTTGAGTTCGTCGCTTATTTGTTCGTGTGTGATCGTGGTTTTTGTCGTAACAAGAGCAGTAGTAGCTTCGTTAATCATTTAGTAATGTGTTCTATGTCGTACTAATTATTTGTTTCGTTCTCTGCATGGGGGTTGGTTGCCAATATTTGTGCATAAAATACGACCATTTGTTGGATTCAAACAAAAGCAGCAGcgaaataaccagcaaattcgCCAGGTACGTCACCACCTGATTATCGTCAATCGTCACGTTCGTATTCTTCTATCGATAACGCATGCTTGTAAAACTGGTTTTTTTTGGTGTTGTTCTTACTCAAATCAGCCGACTttgactattttttttaattcgcagGCAATGTTCGCCCGGGTCACGTTCTATCCGACGTTGTTCTACAACGTATTTATGGAGAAGGTGACCAAACGAAACTGGTACGATAGGATTGACGAAAATATGATCCTCGGTGCGCTACCCTTTCGCTCGGTAGCCCCGGAGATGATTCGGGAGGAGAACATCAAGGCGGTGGTCTCTATGAACGAGGACTATGAGCTGTGGCTGTTCTCGAATAATCGAGACAAGTGGACTAAACTGGGGGTGGAGTTCTTGCAGTTGGCTACGACCGACATTTTTGAGGCTCCCTGTCAGGACAAGCTGTGGAATGGCGTCAGCttcatcaatcggtttctacCCCGGGAGAAGCGGATCAGTACGATGGCAGGTTCTGGCGATGATGACTTTCGGGAGGATCGCGTGGGAACCGTCTACGTACATTGCAAAGCCGGGCGGACCCGGAGTGCAACGCTAGTTGGGTGCTATCTGATGATGGTGAGTGCTATTGTGTAGCGAGTCTTTTTGACATGAGATAATAAGTTTGGGGCTTGAAACGGCTAAGCAATTCGTTGGAAGATCTATTTGATACCTGGACTACCCAGGACGGCTTGATTTTAAACTTAATGAACATCACCTTGATGTTTCTGAACAAGGAGGACTACGTCGCAGCCCTGGTTGCGTGAATTTCATACCTgaaaactcgatttttttttatttgaatcatGCGTAAACCACAAATAAAACGGTGACTTTTGCCTCCCTATTTTATGCATAGAAGTTGCTGGCCTGACGGCGATATGACTGAGCATCAGAGATCAAGCCAGATATCTAACTTGCAGTGAATTGTTGTAGTCGTTTTGCGGTTCAAAGGAATACAGTGCTAACCGTAGCATCTCAGATGTCAAAACCTTTCCTATCGAGCCTGATCATTTGTTTTTGCAGGCCAACTGGAATAATGAGTCAAGAAAttcaattaaaactaatttcttCTGTTTTTTCTACTTCCCGTGCTATTTACAGCGCAACGGCTGGAGTCCGGAACGGGCGGTTGAACATATGCGCGCCTGCCGACCGCACGTGCTTCTCGGCAGCAAACAATGGGATGCGCTGCGGATATTTCACAACACCCGAATAGCCTCAGCATCTGCTGCCACCACCGCGACATCCGGTCAGAAAGCACCGCAAACGAACTAATGCAAAATAGAACCATTCAATTGTAAATAGGCGTTAGACGAAGAACAGGGCTGTCGGATAAAAGAATTATTTTGGTAGGTTTATGTGTTCCGGTTTAACTCTATATTTAAATAAGAAATAGCTTTTTGTTATGCAAATTTTGCGATCTCATCACGTCCTGTTCACTCGATCCGAACTGATCCCGCCTGCTGCTTAAGCCTTCGGTTTGGTAGCCCATATCTTTCGAATACTGTTGGCGATGCCAATGTCGTTGTGGATGAAATAGAACAACCCACCGAGGGTGGCAACCGATACCACCAGCAACATTCCTTGGGCCAACTTCGGTATCACATTTCCGAACAGAATTGGACGAACATAATCGACAACGATGGCTTCAAGACCCCTGCGAAGACAGTGATAAGATTCCGTAATCACACTGCGATATGCTGACTTACCAATGGAAATGCATCACCATGGAGACTGCCATGATAGCGTCTCCGGCCTGCGATGGGAACATCAATCCAACCGGAATAATACCCAGCATGCCTAGGGCCAGGGCCCGTTCAGCACTCCACACGGTGACGTGGTTACCGGTGGCCGAACGCCGTACTGCAGTGGCCGTGAATTGTCTAACCGGTCCGCCGATCAGGGTGGTTACTGCCTTCGGTGTACCCAGAAAAGATTTCGGCACGGTGGAAGTTAGCGAACGGCTTACCATCGGCAGTTTTCCgctgttgatgattgtgttgAAAATCGGTGCTAATGGTGGAGGGAAGGTAAGCATCGAGATGGCAATTTATTATGTAATCCAGGGGAGAGCTAAACTACCGTCTTACCAGAATTACGACACGACGAACGCAGGACAAAGTGGAGAGCCATGGTGCGGTTATAGGGTTATTGCCTTTTTAGTGTGAAAATTGCTTGAAGTCACTCCAAGTACGATACTACGTTAAAACTATGCACAGTGCAGAATACTGAACAGAGATTTTTTAGTATTCAATCTGTCACCTTGGTGATATGCCAATCACCGTTTCTGTTTTGTGTTACGATTTTACTCGTTTTACTTTTTCGATTTAATTCGCACGAGATGTGAGCCGCCAGTTTATAAAACACTGAAATCTTTTTTGCGCAGAGTTCTTGTGCTTATTATTCTTTACACGGAAAAAATATCAGCTGTCCGCACGGAGAGGGATCTATACACGCAAACGataaaactacctaaaattgcgttcatttgactcaatctcggggtatcgtgcaggaaggaaataggtaaaccgtgttgaaggtagtttccatttaaccacggcaaaaattaaaaCTCATTGATAAGTtattatacagtcgtgattcgctggttggacacttttaactggaccgctttttagttggacctccgctagttggaccattgagttcttgtcgctcggtctcacgaacacttctgcagcttgctggttgaaaacaatgccatttgattttgccctttgtttattattttcttcttcttcttccaattctgtttattttccgtcggcctatttccgctacga is part of the Topomyia yanbarensis strain Yona2022 chromosome 1, ASM3024719v1, whole genome shotgun sequence genome and encodes:
- the LOC131682059 gene encoding phosphatidylglycerophosphatase and protein-tyrosine phosphatase 1 isoform X2, which gives rise to MMQRNNQQIRQAMFARVTFYPTLFYNVFMEKVTKRNWYDRIDENMILGALPFRSVAPEMIREENIKAVVSMNEDYELWLFSNNRDKWTKLGVEFLQLATTDIFEAPCQDKLWNGVSFINRFLPREKRISTMAGSGDDDFREDRVGTVYVHCKAGRTRSATLVGCYLMMRNGWSPERAVEHMRACRPHVLLGSKQWDALRIFHNTRIASASAATTATSGQKAPQTN
- the LOC131682059 gene encoding phosphatidylglycerophosphatase and protein-tyrosine phosphatase 1 isoform X1, with protein sequence MMQQRNNQQIRQAMFARVTFYPTLFYNVFMEKVTKRNWYDRIDENMILGALPFRSVAPEMIREENIKAVVSMNEDYELWLFSNNRDKWTKLGVEFLQLATTDIFEAPCQDKLWNGVSFINRFLPREKRISTMAGSGDDDFREDRVGTVYVHCKAGRTRSATLVGCYLMMRNGWSPERAVEHMRACRPHVLLGSKQWDALRIFHNTRIASASAATTATSGQKAPQTN
- the LOC131682059 gene encoding phosphatidylglycerophosphatase and protein-tyrosine phosphatase 1 isoform X3, with product MMAMFARVTFYPTLFYNVFMEKVTKRNWYDRIDENMILGALPFRSVAPEMIREENIKAVVSMNEDYELWLFSNNRDKWTKLGVEFLQLATTDIFEAPCQDKLWNGVSFINRFLPREKRISTMAGSGDDDFREDRVGTVYVHCKAGRTRSATLVGCYLMMRNGWSPERAVEHMRACRPHVLLGSKQWDALRIFHNTRIASASAATTATSGQKAPQTN
- the LOC131682074 gene encoding succinate dehydrogenase [ubiquinone] cytochrome b small subunit, mitochondrial — its product is MALHFVLRSSCRNSAPIFNTIINSGKLPMVSRSLTSTVPKSFLGTPKAVTTLIGGPVRQFTATAVRRSATGNHVTVWSAERALALGMLGIIPVGLMFPSQAGDAIMAVSMVMHFHWGLEAIVVDYVRPILFGNVIPKLAQGMLLVVSVATLGGLFYFIHNDIGIANSIRKIWATKPKA